The Thioclava sp. GXIMD2076 region TCGGGATCCATCGAGGGCATCGCGGAAAACAGCGAGCGCGTATAGGGATGGGCCTGATTGGTATAGAGCCGGTCCACCGGCGCCACCTCGACCACCTCGCCCAGATACATCACCAGGACGCGGTCCGAGATATAGCGCACCACATTGAGGTCATGGCTGATGAAAATATAGGTCAGGCCCAGATCGCGCCGCAGATCCGAAAGGAGGTTGAGCACCTGCGCCTCGACCGATTTGTCGAGCGCCGAGACCGCCTCGTCGAGGATCACCAGACGCGGGGCCATCGCCAAGGCCCGCGCGATATTCACCCGCTGGCGCTGCCCGCCCGACAGTTCATGCGGATAGCGACCGGCAAAGCGCGCAGGGTCGAGCCCCACACGGTGCATCATCTCCTGCGCCTTGGACATCGGGTCCTTGATCCCCGCCTGACGCGCACCGAAAGCCACGCTATCGGCAATCGTCATGCGCGGATTGAGCGAGGCATAGCTGTCCTGGAACACCATCTGCACCCCGCGCCGCAGATCGCGCAGCGATAGCCCTTCGCCAAGGCCATCGCCATCGAAGGTGATCTCGCCCGCGTCCTTGGGCGTGAGGCCGATCAGGAGCCGCGCAGTGGTGGATTTGCCGCAACCGGATTCGCCCACGATGCCCAGCGTCTCGCCCTTGCGGACCTCGAAGGAGACGCCATCGACGGCTTGCACATGGGCTTGGGTCCGGCCGAGCACGCCGCCCTTGATCGGGAAATGCTTGCGCAGGTCCTTCACCGTCATCAGCGCCTGTTGCGGACCGCCACGGTCGGGTAGGGCATGCGGGTCGGTGCCCGTGTTTTCTACGAAATCAATCACGGACATTCATCGCACTCCTTAGCCCGTCGCTCAGCAGGTTCAGGCAGAGCGAGGTCACAAAGATCATGACGCCGGGCAGGGCCGAGAGCCACGGGTTGATATAGATGGCCGAGCGGAGCGTGTTCAGCATCAGCCCCCATTCGGCCTGCGGCGGCTTTACCCCGATCCCGAGGAACGACAGCCCCGCCGCGAGGATCATGCAGACGCTGGTCAGCGAGGTTGCGTAGACGAAGATTGGCGAGAGCACATTGCCCAGCACATGCACGCGGATCACGGTGAGCGCGCTGGCGCCCGTGGCGCGGGCCGCATCGATATAGTCGAGCGAGCGCACACCGGAGGTCACCGCTTCGGCCACACGGGTGATCGGCGGGATGAAAACGATGGTGAGCGAGACGAGGCTGTTTGTCACGCCCGCGCCCAGCGAGCCCGAGATGGCGATGGCCAAGAGCACCGAGGGGAAGGCAAAGAACACATCGACCACCCGCATGATGGCGGTGTTCACGCGCCCGCCCGCATAGCCTGCGGTCACCCCCAGAGCGCCACCTATGAAGAAGGCCAGCACCACCGGCACCAGCCCCATGAACAGCGAGAGCCGTCCGCCATAGATCAGGCGTGCCAGCATATCGCGGCCCTGTTCGTCGGTGCCAAGCAGATGGCCCTCGGTGCCGATGGGTTTGAGGCGTGCGATCATCGAACCTTTATACGGATCCTGCAGCCCCAGCCATGGCGCAAGCACTGCCGCGAGGATCAGCGCCAGAATGACGGCGAGGCAGACGACGGATACGGGATCACGGCGCAGGCGGCGCAGCACGCCCGCCCAGTAGCCATTGCCCTTGGTGGAGACGGGGGCGATATCGGAGGCGCTTTCGGCAAGGCTCATGGATCAGCCCCTTTTGATACGCGGGTCGATCGCGGCCTGCGCCACATCCACCACAAGGTTTGAAATCACGAAGAACATCGCCAGTACAAGGATGGTGCCCTGCAACAGCGGCAGATCCTGCTGGAAGATCGCGTTTGACAGAAGGAACCCCGAGCCCGGCCAGTTGAAGACAGTCTCGATCAGGATCGAGCCGCCCAAGAGCTGCGCGATCTGCAGGCCCATCACCGAGAGCGCGGTGGCGGCGGCATTGCGCGCCACATGGCACAGCACATCGCCACGGCTCATCCCCTTGGCATAGAGCGCCTGCACGAATTCCATCGACAGGATGTCACCGGCGAGCGCGCGGATGGTGCGTGCGATGATCCCGATCGGCACCACCGAGAGCGTGATGGCGGGCAGGATAAGATAGCGGATATGCTCGAAATCCCACGCCCAGTGCTGCGAGCCCCCGGGGCCTGCGCCAATTGCCGGCAGCCAGCCCAGCGTGACCGAGAAGATGATCACCAGCACGATCCCCAGCCAGTAATTGGGCACCGAGACACCGGCAATCGCGACCCCCGTCACCAGCCGGTCCACCCAAGTGTCGCGGAAATAACCCGCCGTGAAGCCCAGAATTGTGCCGATGGGAAAGGCGATGATCGCCGCCGCAACCGCCAGCAGGAGCGAGTTCTTCACCGCGCCGAAGACCTCGGAGGCCACGGGCCGTCCTGAGGCGATGGAATTGCCCATATCACCATGCACCAGCTTCGCCGCCCAGATCGCATATTGCACCGGAAGCGGCTTATCGAGCCCATAGGCAGCGCGCATCGCGGCCTGTTCCTCGGCTGTGGCCTCTGCCGGCATGATCGAGGTCAGCGGGTCACCCGGCGCGATCTGCACCAGAAGGAAACAGATCACCGACACACCGAAGGCCACGGGGATCACAAGCAAAAGCCTGCGGAGGATATAGCTGAACATGGCTGGGGTCTTTCATTAGGAAAGCCTTGGCAAAACACGCAAAGGCAGTGCCGCGCCCCCGCAGGGGCGCGGCATCGGTCAGGCCGATTTCATGGTGATGCTGGAGAAGTTCTGGAACCAGTTCTGCGCCTGCACGAAGCCCGTCACCGTGGGTTTCATCGCGCGGGGGGCCACATCATGGGCCACCATCAGGAACAGCGCCTCGTTGACGAATTTCTCATGCGTCTTGCGCAGCACATCATCCTGCGCGGCACTGTCGAAGGTGGTGCGGATCTCGGAGAAGAGCGCATCCATCTCGGGGTCGCTATAATGGCCCCAATTGGTGCCGTTGGGCGCGATCAGTGCCGAGGACAGGTGACGGATCAGACCGGTGAAGGGGTCTTGGGTGAAATAGCTGAAATTGATCGACTGCGCTCCCTGACAGCCCGGATCGGCAGCACCCGCCCGCCACAGGTTGATCATCTGGTTCCACTCGACCACGACAAACTCGACATCGATCCCCACATCCGCGAGGTTCTGCTGCATATATTCGTTCATCGGCAAGGGCAGCATCTGGCCCGAGCCCGAGGGCGAGATCAGCGCCTTCAGCTTCACGCGGTTGGTGTCATCGAAGCCCGCCTCTTTCAGGAGCGCCTTGGCCGCCTCGGGGTCGTATTTCACCTCGAAGGTCGGGTTGCCGAACCATTGCGAGGAGGGCGGCAGGAAGCCCTTGGCCTCGATCATCAGCCCACCCAGAAGCTGCTTCAGCCCTGCGCGGTCGATGGCGAGGTTGGCGGCCTTGCGCACACGGATATCGTTCCACGGGCTGTTCTCGAGGCGCGAGAGGTGCCATGTCCAGTTATGCGGGTAGGCGTTCGAGGAAACGGTGAAACCATTGGCCTGCATCGCGGGGATCGTGTCGGGCGAGGGCGCCTCGATCCAGTCGACCTGCCCCGACATCAGCGCCGCCGAGCGGGCATTCGGCTCGGGCAGCGGGATCAGGATCAGCTTATCGAGCTGGGCCATGCGGGTATTGTCCCAGTAATCGGGGTTCGGCACCAGCTCGGCGCGTTCGCGGGGCGCGAAACTTGCCAGCTTCCACGGGCCCGTGCCCGAGGGCTGATAGGCGACCTTTTCCCAGTCCTTGCCCTGCGCTTCCCAGTTTGCGGGCGACGAATAGACGATCCATGCCAGCTGGTAGGGCAGGGTCGCGTCGGGTTCCTTGGTGGTGATCTCCACCGTCATCGGGTCGATGACCTTATAGCTCGCAACAGCCGGAATCCGCGATTTGCCCTGTGCCGATTGGCGCGGATCATATTGCGCGCACTCGCTATCCAGAAGCTTGTCGAGGTTCCACACGACCGCATCGGCGTTGAACTCGGACCCGTCATGGAATTTCACGCCCTCGCGCAGCTTGAAGGTCCATTTGGTCTTGTCGGTATCGTCGGTCGTCCATTCGGTCGCCAGACCCGGGATCAGGCCCGAGGGCTTGTCGGCCGAGGTCAGGTCCCAGTTGATCAGTGCATCATAGACCGTATAGCCCATGAAGCGCATGCCTTCGCCGCCCTGATCGGTCTGGCCGGTGGTCAGCGGAATATCCGCCGCCGTCATCCCGATGCGCAGCGTCCCGCCACCGCCTGCCGTCTGGGCCATAACGGCTCCGGTCCAGGGCGCCACGGCAGAAAGCGCCAGCGCGGAACCGGCGAGTTTCAAAAGGGAACGACGTTTAAGCAAGGGAATCTTCCTCTCTGTTGACGGGCCGATAGTGCCCGATCGAAGCGTGGCTTCTTTGATTGCCGGATGCGCGCGGCGCGGACCGGATGGGGCGGGTCAATTGGGCTGACCTTCTGCAAGCACGCTAAGCGGGCTTGTGATCGGGCGGGAAGGGATGGAGCGGCCAAAACGCGGGATAGCCTTCAGCTGCCTGTTGCTTACGCATGGATTTGATCAAACGATTAATTTTAAGTCATCATCATGCGGGAAAAGCGCGAATCCACTTTGCGCTCGACATCTGGCACCGCTACAATCAGGGTTCTTGCAAGGATGAGATTTTCTCATTTGTATCAGCAGGTTCACCACGAGAGGGTGGGGGGCGCAGATGCGCTTTCCTGTCAGTCCCCCAGTCTGTCAGGCTCCCAGAAGGATAGACAATGCCCCAGACTGCCGCTCCCCCACCCGAAGATATGTCCCGAGATGAGGCTCTGCGGCGTGAGTATGAAACAGCCCTCGCGCTCCATAAGTTTGTCATCGAGCCCGAGCGGGACGCCGTGATGTTCGAAAGCTTCAAAGCCTATCGCGCGCTGATGGCCCGCCTCGATGCCGCCCTTCCGCAGCACCTCGAACCGGGCCCCGTCTGGACGCCTGCACCTGTGGTCGCATCCGTGGAGAAGGCATAATGACCAACACCACCCTGACGCGGCTTCCCGAGGCGATGCCCGATCTCACGCAGGCCTCGGCCGATCTGCAGGCGCGCCGGATCTCGGCGGTCGAGCTGCTGGAGCAAGCGCTTGGCCGGATCGGGGCGCTGGACTCCAAGCTGCATGCCTTCATCGCGCTGGCCGAGCCGCGCGCCCGGGCCGCAGCTCTCAATGCCGATCTGCGGATCGCGCGGGGCGAGGCGGGGCCGCTGACCGGCATCCCCTATGCGCTCAAGGATATCTACGATGTGGCGGGGATGCGCACGACCGCACATTCCAAACTGCGTCTCGATCATATGGCGGAAGAGAATAGTGATGCCGCCGACCGGCTTGATGCGGCAGGTATGGTGTTTCTGGGCAAGCTCTCGACCCATGAATTCGCGCGTGGCGGTCCGACCGATCTGCTGCCTTTCCCCAATGCGAAGAATGCCTGGAATACCGGGCATTTTGCGGGTGGCTCGTCCTCGGGCTCGGGGGTTGCGGTGGCCTCGGGCATGGTGGGCCTCGCGATGGGCACCGATACCGGCGGCTCGATCCGGCTGCCTGCGGCCTGCAACGGGATCGTGGGGCTGAAGCCCACCTATGGCCGCCTCTCGCGGCGCGGGATCGTGCCGCTGTCGTTCAGTATGGACCATGCCGGCCCGCTGACCCGCACCGTGGCCGATTGCGCGCTTGCAATGCAGGCGCTTGCGGGCCACGACGCAAATGATGCGGCCTCGAGCCGCCAGCCGGTGCCCGATTACAGCGCCGGTCTGTCGGGCGATCTGAAAGGGCTGACCATCGGTCGTGCCCGCGAATTCGACGCGCTGGCCGGTGTGGGACCGGAACAAATGGCGGCGCTTGACGCGGTGGAGGCCGTGCTCGAGGCACTTGGCGCGCGGATCATCGAGGTCAGCCTGCCCGAACGCGAGCTTCTGGATGCGATGACATGGGCGATCATTCAGGCCGAAGGCGTGTCGATCCATGGCAAGGATCTGCGCGAGCGTCCCGAGGAGTATGGCCGCACCACCCGCGAGCGGTTGATGATGGGCGCCTTTGCCACCGGCGGTCACTATGTCACCGCCCAGCGGCTGCGCCCGATCCTGAGCGCCGAGGTGACCAAGGTGCTCACCGGCGCGGATGCGATCCTGTGTTCGCCGATGGGCGGGCCTGCGCCTCTTGTCGCGGAGGTCGATGACCTGCCGTGGCGCAAACAGGCTCCGCTGACCAGTGCTTTCAACGGCACGGGCCATCCCGCGCTTGTGCTGCCTGCGGGCTTTGGTGCAAACGGATTGCCGCTTTCGGCCCAATTCGTGGGGCGGCCTTTCGACGAGGCGATGCTCCTGCGGATCGGCCATGCTTATGAGCAGATGGCAGGCTGGGTTGCCAAACGTCCCGCTTATTGAGGGGGCGGCGCGCACCGCTGCATCGTGATCCAGATACCGGCCACATCAAGACCGGACCCGGCAACGCCTGAGGGGCGGCTTCAGGACGGCAGTAAATTGTTTGCGCCTTTGGCTCAGAACGAGCTCCAGCTTTCGTAAAGCATATAGGCTGCCACCACGAAAATCAGGGACGCGAAGACCGATGTCAGCGCGCCCTTGCCCGATAACCTGCGCGCAAGGCCGGTGCCTGCCAGCCCCCCGATGACGCCGCCCGCGATGAAGGTGGCTGCGATCCCCCATGCAACAAGTCCGGATGCCGCGTAATTGAGCGCCGTGGTCAGACCGAAGGCGGTCACCGCCACGAGGCTCGTGCCGACCGCATTGATCACCGGCATCTGGGTTGCGGCCATCAGCCCCGGAACGATCAGAAAGCCGCCGCCGATCCCGAAAATGCCGGAAAACGCGCCAGTGCCCAGACCGTATCCCGCGACCTTGGCCACATTGTGTCGCCCGCATTGGGCACCGGCCAGGCCCTCGGCCTTGCGGTTTTTCAGCATCAACACACCCACCACGATCATCACCAGCGCGAAGAGAAAAAGAAGCTGGTGGCCGTTGACGGATTTGCCGAAACTCGATCCGCCGAACGCGCCCAGAATCCCCGCGCCTGCATAGATCATACCGCAGCGCCATTTGACGGTATGGGCACGGGCATGGAGAGCCAGATTGGCTGCGGAGCTCACCGCCACCGCCAATGCCGAGGTGCCGATCGCCACATGCGGGTTCGCGACGCCCGCCACATAGACCATCAATGGCACGGCAAGGATCGAGCCGCCGCCGCCTACAAGGCCCAGCACAAGTCCGACCAGCGCGCCCGACAGCCCTCCAAGCGCATAATGGAATAGGTCATACATGGGTAACTCGCTCCGGCTATGGCGTTTTCTCCTCAATAGGCAAAGGCATGACCGGAGACGGTGACATTGTCACCTAGCTTTTGCATCGGTCCATCACAGGGGGGTGAGAAGAGCCGCTGCGTCCTGCGGTGCGGGCGGCCAGCGCCATGCCGCAAAAAACCATCGTAAGCCCCGCGAGGAAGATGCCCGACAGATGGTTTGACAGGAGGAGCACCGATGCCGCGATCCCGATCAGCGGCACGCCCAGCGTGAAATTCGACATCGCGAACGCCGAGATCCGGCGCCCATATTCGGCGGCGACCACAAAGCAGAGCGAGGTGGCGACAGGGCCGATGAAGACCAGCATAGCAGCCAGTTCACCGCTCCAGTGGATGCGGGAGGAAGGACCTTCGATCATGAGGGCCGCCCCGCCGAGGCACAGCGTGGCCAGCGCCATCTGCCATGGCGCGAGCGACAGGGCAGAGCCCTGCCATTTGTGGCGTTTCACATGCAAGATGACCCCCGACCATGCGACGGCTCCGACCAGCAGGAAGCCCGCGCCCATAAAGGCACCGGGCTGGCTCCAATCGGTCTCGAGTGGCGAGCAGACCAGCGCGATCCCGAAAAGCCCCAGCGCAAGCGCCAGCATCTGCCCG contains the following coding sequences:
- a CDS encoding ABC transporter ATP-binding protein, with protein sequence MSVIDFVENTGTDPHALPDRGGPQQALMTVKDLRKHFPIKGGVLGRTQAHVQAVDGVSFEVRKGETLGIVGESGCGKSTTARLLIGLTPKDAGEITFDGDGLGEGLSLRDLRRGVQMVFQDSYASLNPRMTIADSVAFGARQAGIKDPMSKAQEMMHRVGLDPARFAGRYPHELSGGQRQRVNIARALAMAPRLVILDEAVSALDKSVEAQVLNLLSDLRRDLGLTYIFISHDLNVVRYISDRVLVMYLGEVVEVAPVDRLYTNQAHPYTRSLFSAMPSMDPENRTEAPPLAGDPPNPINPPSGCRFHTRCAFAETICAKKVPALAPMKDAPDHLAACHLLDVHSGHSKAGTWEAAE
- a CDS encoding DMT family transporter — translated: MLTLAAPRFFHTHPMARTGTVLSVMVLLWGLSWPATQIALMQIPPLWLAAFRFGSAALCLFAFVALKGGLKLPARADLPIVLSMGLLQMTTFTGLGMIAMTVTDTSHAVLLAYTTPLWTLLLGWAAFGQRPDRGQMLALALGLFGIALVCSPLETDWSQPGAFMGAGFLLVGAVAWSGVILHVKRHKWQGSALSLAPWQMALATLCLGGAALMIEGPSSRIHWSGELAAMLVFIGPVATSLCFVVAAEYGRRISAFAMSNFTLGVPLIGIAASVLLLSNHLSGIFLAGLTMVFCGMALAARTAGRSGSSHPPVMDRCKS
- a CDS encoding sulfite exporter TauE/SafE family protein, which codes for MYDLFHYALGGLSGALVGLVLGLVGGGGSILAVPLMVYVAGVANPHVAIGTSALAVAVSSAANLALHARAHTVKWRCGMIYAGAGILGAFGGSSFGKSVNGHQLLFLFALVMIVVGVLMLKNRKAEGLAGAQCGRHNVAKVAGYGLGTGAFSGIFGIGGGFLIVPGLMAATQMPVINAVGTSLVAVTAFGLTTALNYAASGLVAWGIAATFIAGGVIGGLAGTGLARRLSGKGALTSVFASLIFVVAAYMLYESWSSF
- a CDS encoding ABC transporter permease, producing MSLAESASDIAPVSTKGNGYWAGVLRRLRRDPVSVVCLAVILALILAAVLAPWLGLQDPYKGSMIARLKPIGTEGHLLGTDEQGRDMLARLIYGGRLSLFMGLVPVVLAFFIGGALGVTAGYAGGRVNTAIMRVVDVFFAFPSVLLAIAISGSLGAGVTNSLVSLTIVFIPPITRVAEAVTSGVRSLDYIDAARATGASALTVIRVHVLGNVLSPIFVYATSLTSVCMILAAGLSFLGIGVKPPQAEWGLMLNTLRSAIYINPWLSALPGVMIFVTSLCLNLLSDGLRSAMNVRD
- a CDS encoding amidase, whose amino-acid sequence is MTNTTLTRLPEAMPDLTQASADLQARRISAVELLEQALGRIGALDSKLHAFIALAEPRARAAALNADLRIARGEAGPLTGIPYALKDIYDVAGMRTTAHSKLRLDHMAEENSDAADRLDAAGMVFLGKLSTHEFARGGPTDLLPFPNAKNAWNTGHFAGGSSSGSGVAVASGMVGLAMGTDTGGSIRLPAACNGIVGLKPTYGRLSRRGIVPLSFSMDHAGPLTRTVADCALAMQALAGHDANDAASSRQPVPDYSAGLSGDLKGLTIGRAREFDALAGVGPEQMAALDAVEAVLEALGARIIEVSLPERELLDAMTWAIIQAEGVSIHGKDLRERPEEYGRTTRERLMMGAFATGGHYVTAQRLRPILSAEVTKVLTGADAILCSPMGGPAPLVAEVDDLPWRKQAPLTSAFNGTGHPALVLPAGFGANGLPLSAQFVGRPFDEAMLLRIGHAYEQMAGWVAKRPAY
- a CDS encoding ABC transporter substrate-binding protein, coding for MAQTAGGGGTLRIGMTAADIPLTTGQTDQGGEGMRFMGYTVYDALINWDLTSADKPSGLIPGLATEWTTDDTDKTKWTFKLREGVKFHDGSEFNADAVVWNLDKLLDSECAQYDPRQSAQGKSRIPAVASYKVIDPMTVEITTKEPDATLPYQLAWIVYSSPANWEAQGKDWEKVAYQPSGTGPWKLASFAPRERAELVPNPDYWDNTRMAQLDKLILIPLPEPNARSAALMSGQVDWIEAPSPDTIPAMQANGFTVSSNAYPHNWTWHLSRLENSPWNDIRVRKAANLAIDRAGLKQLLGGLMIEAKGFLPPSSQWFGNPTFEVKYDPEAAKALLKEAGFDDTNRVKLKALISPSGSGQMLPLPMNEYMQQNLADVGIDVEFVVVEWNQMINLWRAGAADPGCQGAQSINFSYFTQDPFTGLIRHLSSALIAPNGTNWGHYSDPEMDALFSEIRTTFDSAAQDDVLRKTHEKFVNEALFLMVAHDVAPRAMKPTVTGFVQAQNWFQNFSSITMKSA
- a CDS encoding ABC transporter permease is translated as MFSYILRRLLLVIPVAFGVSVICFLLVQIAPGDPLTSIMPAEATAEEQAAMRAAYGLDKPLPVQYAIWAAKLVHGDMGNSIASGRPVASEVFGAVKNSLLLAVAAAIIAFPIGTILGFTAGYFRDTWVDRLVTGVAIAGVSVPNYWLGIVLVIIFSVTLGWLPAIGAGPGGSQHWAWDFEHIRYLILPAITLSVVPIGIIARTIRALAGDILSMEFVQALYAKGMSRGDVLCHVARNAAATALSVMGLQIAQLLGGSILIETVFNWPGSGFLLSNAIFQQDLPLLQGTILVLAMFFVISNLVVDVAQAAIDPRIKRG